A genomic region of Alligator mississippiensis isolate rAllMis1 chromosome 4, rAllMis1, whole genome shotgun sequence contains the following coding sequences:
- the LRRC3C gene encoding leucine-rich repeat-containing protein 3C yields MPLADWFLRHSVTMWVLLQSFVLIAFCFHSATTFPKGCYHAEENGYKTIRCSNAQLVEIPKDIPNDTRKLFLDFNHITFLPHDAFRNLPLLLELDLSHNAITRMEIGAFRGLLENLHSLDLSSNKLVSVNKDVFSNLKAKVNLSSNPWLCDCKLQELIGKVDLMVGSSGGIVCDSSAQEEHVGKPFLQLITDMDFCSVYKRTTDIAMLVTMFGWFAMVISYLVYYVRQNQEDARRHLEYLKSLPSKQRKSEESSTISTVV; encoded by the coding sequence ATGCCTCTAGCAGACTGGTTTCTTCGCCACTCAGTTACTATGTGGGTGCTCCTCCAGAGCTTTGTTCTGATTGCTTTTTGCTTCCATTCAGCTACCACTTTCCCAAAGGGTTGCTACCATGCAGAAGAAAATGGCTACAAAACCATCCGCTGTAGCAATGCTCAGCTTGTGGAGATCCCTAAAGACATCCCCAATGACACCAGAAAGCTCTTCCTGGACTTCAATCACATCACTTTCCTCCCCCATGATGCCTTTCGGAACTTGCCATTATTGCTGGAATTGGATCTGTCCCACAATGCCATTACCAGGATGGAGATTGGGGCTTTCAGGGGCCTGTTGGAGAACTTGCATTCCTTGGACTTGTCCTCAAACAAGCTGGTGTCAGTCAACAAGGACGTCTTTAGCAACCTGAAGGCCAAGGTCAATCTCTCCAGCAACCCTTGGCTGTGTGACTGTAAGCTCCAGGAACTGATTGGGAAAGTAGACCTGATGGTTGGCTCCTCAGGGGGCATTGTATGTGATTCCTCTGCCCAGGAGGAGCATGTTGGCAAACCATTCCTGCAACTGATCACAGATATGGACTTCTGCAGTGTTTACAAAAGGACCACAGACATAGCCATGCTGGTCACCATGTTCGGCTGGTTCGCCATGGTGATCTCATACTTGGTGTACTATGTCCGGCAGAACCAGGAAGATGCCCGGCGTCACCTCGAGTACTTAAAGTCCTTGCCTAGCAAGCAGAGGAAGTCAGAAGAGTCTTCCACCATCAGCACAGTGGTGTGA